A region of Streptomyces paludis DNA encodes the following proteins:
- a CDS encoding P-loop NTPase fold protein codes for MWSDNETDLDLLGFDFLVDELVVALTQPQLLPLTVGVLGGWGSGKSSLLKIVSAELGQMVGPESGRYVVVSFSPWQYEGYEDIKTALMESVLTRLGSLVEEETPEAEEVGRLHRMVDRLRRPARRLGQAALSAAPTGVAMAAALADPALGDMASAFTQQALAGVAPASSDGTDDTLPPQGEAEQLYVDVGTFRHRFSELLASLPQVSAVIVMIDDLDRCLPPTVVGTFEAIRLFLNVEKSAFVIAAHAEVVQAAIDMRYPGLGRPGTTGLGAEYLEKMLQVKVNIPALSAPEAETYMHLLLAQSHLDEASFTQVKDAVARRRRQSALAVALNAGLAAQTLGQQMPERLRSDMSWAAQTAPVLGSGLRGNPRQIKRFMNTLTLRLASAERRGTTLSPKVLAKLMVLEEQHLSDFQKLFDWQVQGPEAVNRLAAAERHVQPPSPAPVGDAGQPGTPQNTSGRRGSSQRRAGTAPSAPAPDSSGGELDEEVRAWADKPHIAAWLLLDPPLANVDLGPYFTFARARLTLAASTARLPAQVQELLGKLQSDVRGQRRAAVGSVTESVSEQDLPVLVEHLLQIVLRDPTGPATDGALELGQAVSSVVPALCEALRMIPLDTLRSKLTTIVRRLPANDPSVVALLDGWQNSPHPISRLVGELRQSGTGG; via the coding sequence GTGTGGTCAGACAACGAAACCGACCTCGATCTGCTCGGATTCGACTTTCTGGTCGATGAGCTTGTGGTGGCTTTGACCCAGCCTCAGCTACTTCCGCTGACCGTGGGTGTTCTGGGCGGCTGGGGCTCGGGCAAGAGCAGTCTGCTGAAGATCGTTTCTGCGGAGCTCGGTCAGATGGTCGGCCCGGAGTCCGGTCGTTACGTTGTGGTGTCCTTCAGCCCGTGGCAGTACGAGGGCTATGAGGACATCAAGACAGCGCTCATGGAGTCGGTACTGACGCGTCTCGGCAGCCTCGTGGAAGAAGAAACACCCGAGGCCGAGGAGGTTGGCAGGCTGCACCGGATGGTCGACCGGCTCAGGCGACCGGCACGTCGGCTGGGGCAAGCCGCTCTGTCTGCCGCACCCACCGGAGTGGCAATGGCTGCCGCCCTCGCCGACCCGGCCTTGGGTGACATGGCGTCCGCCTTTACCCAGCAAGCCCTCGCCGGAGTAGCGCCCGCATCCTCCGACGGGACGGACGACACTCTCCCACCGCAGGGCGAGGCAGAGCAGCTGTATGTGGACGTGGGCACTTTCCGGCATCGATTCTCCGAACTCTTGGCGTCGCTGCCCCAGGTCAGTGCGGTGATTGTGATGATTGATGATCTGGACCGTTGCCTGCCCCCGACCGTCGTCGGCACGTTCGAGGCGATCCGGCTCTTTTTGAACGTAGAAAAGAGCGCGTTCGTCATCGCTGCGCATGCCGAGGTCGTACAGGCCGCCATTGACATGCGCTACCCGGGGCTGGGGCGCCCTGGCACCACGGGTCTGGGCGCCGAGTATCTAGAAAAGATGCTGCAGGTCAAGGTCAACATCCCCGCTCTCTCGGCCCCCGAAGCCGAGACGTATATGCACCTCCTGCTCGCTCAGTCCCACCTCGACGAAGCATCCTTCACGCAGGTCAAGGACGCGGTCGCACGGCGCAGGCGGCAGAGTGCCCTTGCCGTCGCTCTCAACGCGGGGCTGGCGGCCCAGACACTGGGCCAACAAATGCCCGAACGCCTTCGTTCGGACATGTCGTGGGCCGCTCAGACCGCCCCGGTCCTGGGAAGCGGACTGCGCGGTAACCCGCGGCAGATCAAACGGTTCATGAATACGCTGACTCTCCGGCTGGCCAGTGCCGAGCGGAGGGGGACCACGCTCAGTCCGAAGGTTCTGGCGAAACTGATGGTGCTGGAGGAGCAACATCTGTCGGACTTCCAGAAACTGTTCGACTGGCAAGTCCAGGGCCCCGAGGCGGTGAACCGGTTGGCTGCTGCCGAGCGACACGTGCAGCCACCGTCGCCCGCTCCGGTCGGCGACGCCGGGCAGCCGGGGACACCGCAGAACACGAGCGGGCGGCGCGGGTCTTCGCAGCGGCGGGCAGGCACGGCACCGAGCGCGCCTGCCCCAGACTCATCCGGCGGGGAACTCGACGAGGAAGTGCGGGCCTGGGCGGACAAACCGCACATTGCAGCGTGGCTGCTGCTGGATCCTCCGCTGGCGAATGTGGACCTGGGCCCTTATTTCACCTTCGCCCGGGCCCGTCTCACCCTCGCCGCCAGCACCGCGCGGCTTCCCGCCCAGGTCCAGGAGCTGCTGGGTAAGCTCCAGTCCGACGTACGTGGACAGCGCCGGGCCGCAGTGGGATCGGTAACTGAATCGGTGTCGGAGCAGGATCTTCCTGTACTCGTCGAGCACTTGCTCCAGATCGTCCTCAGGGACCCGACCGGTCCCGCGACGGACGGTGCCCTGGAACTCGGGCAGGCCGTATCGTCCGTGGTTCCTGCGCTGTGCGAGGCCCTGCGGATGATTCCGCTGGACACACTGCGCTCGAAACTGACCACCATCGTGCGCCGGCTGCCCGCCAACGATCCGTCGGTGGTGGCGCTTTTGGACGGCTGGCAGAACAGCCCACACCCGATCAGTCGGTTGGTCGGAGAGCTTCGCCAGAGCGGAACGGGAGGCTGA